The following nucleotide sequence is from Nitrospirae bacterium YQR-1.
ATCCTTTTAACATGGAAGGCATAGACAGCATAAAGCAGCTAAAGAGGTTGAAGCTGCAGCTGGTACTAAGTTCCCGCAGTGATATAATTAAAATAGTCAGGGAGTTTTTTGGTTTTCATTCATCTGTGGCGGCGGCAAATGCACAACTGAAACCAACCACTGATCTGGGTAACCTTGAACAGTATGTAAAGATGAAGGGCCAGGGCGAGATAGAGATGACCGACTCACATGTGATTAACGCAGTGGAGTACCTGTTGCAGTATGCCTTTGACCAGAGGGCAAGTGACATTCACATCGAGCCTAAACGGGATAAGTCAGTGGTGAGGCTGCGTATAGACGGTGTTATGCACTATGTTCATTCGATGCCAAAGCCTGTCCATGCTCCCGTGACATCCCGGTTGAAAATGATATCAAGAATGGACATAACGGAAAGACGCCGCCCTCAGGACGGCAGAATCAAAACTACATATAAAAACAAAGAGCTTGAACTGAGAGTATCCACATTACCTGTAGCATTTGGCGAGAAAATAGTAATAAGAATTTTTGATCCTGACGTTTTGATGCAAACTGTGGAAAATCTGGGATTTTATCCGCGTGAGTATCAGCAGTATAATTCATTTATAAACAGACCTAACGGTATAATCATGGTAACCGGTCCTACCGGAAGCGGTAAAACCACGACTCTGTATTCGTCACTACGGGCGCTGTCCTCTCCGGAGGTTAACATTATAACCATCGAGGATCCGATAGAGATGGTGTTGGAGGATTTTAACCAGGTGGGAGTTCAGGCCGCTATAGGAGTCACCTTTGCAAACATCTTACGGACGATTCTGAGGCAAGACCCTGACATTATAATGGTCGGAGAGATAAGAGACAAGGAGACGGCGGAAAATGCCATTCAATCGGCGCTTACCGGCCACCTTGTACTGTCAACACTTCACACAAACGATGCACCGTCAACAATAACGCGTCTGCTGGATTTAGGAATACAGGCTTTTTTAATTTCCTCAACAATAATAGGGGTAATTGCACAGCGGCTGGTGCGCAAAATATGCCTGCACTGTAAGCAGGAAAGAAAAATGTTACCGGATGAGATGGAGTACCTGCAATTGAAAGCCGGTGATTATGTGGTGCACTATGGGCGGGGTTGTGCCGAGTGCAGGGGGACCGGGTACATGGGACGCACGGCTATATTTGAAATCATGGAGTTAACGGAAAACGTTAAGCGGATTCTGACGCCCAATGTAGATGCTGCAGTGCTTTATAAAGCGGCAAGGGCAGACGGGATGGTAACCCTGAGGGAATCCGCCGTCAGAAAGATGCTTGACGGTGTAACAACCTACGAGGAAGTCGTTTCTATGACAGGGTAAGCGCTCTACCCAACTGCAGCTTGGTATGACTATTTGAGCTTGTCAAAGTATCAGATATTAAATCTTAACAATTATCGTATATAATAATCCATGCGCCGGAAAATTAAAATACGATATTATCTGACCTCTTTTGCCGTTGTTGAGACGGTACTGGTTCTGTTATTACTATTTTTTATGAACAGCAGAAAAGATGAGATACTCACTAATGCCACAGTGCGGTTGCAAGACACCTATCAGAGTGTTTTTAATAATTTCAGCCTTCAGGGACAAACCATCTACAGTGACATATCCAGCAGGCCGGAGATTCTTAAAATTATTTCTGATGCCGACACAGCAAATCAGAAAGAAAAAGCGTTGTTACGCAGCAGGTTATACGATATATTAAACCCGTTTTATGAAAAGCTGAAGAGTCTGGATGTTGTTCAACTACATTTTCATCTATCCGACGGCACCACATTTCTGAGATTTAATATGCCGTGGCTGTTTGATGATAATCTTACAAAAGTAAGATACTCCATAAACTACATCCTGAGTGAGAAACAGCCTGTTGAGGGGTTTGAGCATGGCAGATATAACAGCGCATTCCGGTATGTATTTCCCATTACTAAATACAATGTTTTTATAGGTAGT
It contains:
- a CDS encoding GspE/PulE family protein; its protein translation is MEGEKPSKSQRLTGDFVIKALLAQRTISNEQAETITKEYEVRRMRLQKVLDSALVGKHGGIREIISPAEVIASYELEMPGAAGKIINEDIITEALAKEIAIPYRKLDPLKLDLSVVTGHVPRPFALKYTLAPVQQSGDTIVIAVADPFNMEGIDSIKQLKRLKLQLVLSSRSDIIKIVREFFGFHSSVAAANAQLKPTTDLGNLEQYVKMKGQGEIEMTDSHVINAVEYLLQYAFDQRASDIHIEPKRDKSVVRLRIDGVMHYVHSMPKPVHAPVTSRLKMISRMDITERRRPQDGRIKTTYKNKELELRVSTLPVAFGEKIVIRIFDPDVLMQTVENLGFYPREYQQYNSFINRPNGIIMVTGPTGSGKTTTLYSSLRALSSPEVNIITIEDPIEMVLEDFNQVGVQAAIGVTFANILRTILRQDPDIIMVGEIRDKETAENAIQSALTGHLVLSTLHTNDAPSTITRLLDLGIQAFLISSTIIGVIAQRLVRKICLHCKQERKMLPDEMEYLQLKAGDYVVHYGRGCAECRGTGYMGRTAIFEIMELTENVKRILTPNVDAAVLYKAARADGMVTLRESAVRKMLDGVTTYEEVVSMTG